The stretch of DNA GGCTGCGGAGAAATTTTTGGGGCTTACTGGCCAACTGACCCCGCACAATCTCTGGGGCGTAGCGCTTAAACCATTGCAGCGATCGCGGGTTAAACGACTGCACCGCAAATTCGCCTCGGTAATCCACCAGGGTTTTCATCAGCGCCTGTTCTGGCGGGCCGACTTTCTTTTCGTTTTTAATTTCAATCAGCAGCGGCACCCGACCGGCGACGCAGGCCAGGGCTGCGGCCAGCGAGGGAACGGTTTGGTCGGTGTTGTAGAGGCGGAACTGCTCCAGGCTGCCGAGGGTCTGGTCGGCAAGGCGGGCCTTTTTGCCCGTCAGGCGCTTCAGGTCGCGATCGTGGAATACCGCCAGGTGGCCATCGGCCAGCAGCTGCACATCGAGCTCGATGGGGTGCTGGGCGGCGATCGCCGCCTCAAACGCCGCCAGCGAATTCTCT from Leptolyngbya sp. KIOST-1 encodes:
- a CDS encoding glycerophosphodiester phosphodiesterase family protein, producing the protein MEWITTRPIAHRGLHQGTAVPENSLAAFEAAIAAQHPIELDVQLLADGHLAVFHDRDLKRLTGKKARLADQTLGSLEQFRLYNTDQTVPSLAAALACVAGRVPLLIEIKNEKKVGPPEQALMKTLVDYRGEFAVQSFNPRSLQWFKRYAPEIVRGQLASKPQKFLRSHLLLTWASAPHFISYNVKALPTLATTLARHRFHRPLLAWTVRSQADCDRAIQYADNYIFDPF